The segment GCGCAGAATCATTCACATAGTTCATAGCCGCATCTTTCATTAAGGCAGCCGTTTGGAGAAAAGACAGCTGACCTGCCATGTTACTGATTTTACGTTCCGGAAAAGAGTGCATGATTTTATTGCATAACAGATGATCACCACCTGCACCAAGCAAATAGATATTATAATTTGCAGGAATTTTCATGATGAGTTCCATCCATTTCTCTACCGGCAACTGTTTGGTAAACCACACGGATGAAGGGCAGATGGTGACAAAAGGTTCATCCTTATACTTCTTCACGGAATCGAAATCAGCAACAGAAGGATACAATGCAGGCAATGCAGGAACAGTATCCGTGAAACGGGCAATCAACTGCTGGTTTCGGTTAATTTCATGCAAAAACACGGCATCGCCACTGTGTCCAAGTGTATGGGGAAATTTGTTAGTGAAAAGGAAAGAAAATGGATTCTTCGCATAGCCGGCGGATATTTTAGCACCAGAGAATGCAGTAAGCAATCCTGATGCGGCAAATCGCTGGCAATTCACAATCAGTTCAAACTTCTCGCGCCTGATAGAAAATAACAGGCGTATGAGGTTCCTGTATTTATGTTGTTTTTTATCCCAAATCCATACCTTTTCAATTCCAGGATGCCCCGCTAACAAACCTTCATTTCCACTTCGGAGCAAAAAGTGAATTTC is part of the Chitinophagales bacterium genome and harbors:
- a CDS encoding glycosyltransferase family 9 protein: MKILIIQTAFIGDVVLATALVEKLRAYYPQAEIHFLLRSGNEGLLAGHPGIEKVWIWDKKQHKYRNLIRLLFSIRREKFELIVNCQRFAASGLLTAFSGAKISAGYAKNPFSFLFTNKFPHTLGHSGDAVFLHEINRNQQLIARFTDTVPALPALYPSVADFDSVKKYKDEPFVTICPSSVWFTKQLPVEKWMELIMKIPANYNIYLLGAGGDHLLCNKIMHSFPERKISNMAGQLSFLQTAALMKDAAMNYVNDSAPLHFASSVNANVTAVFCSTIPQFGFGPLSSVHHVLEIEGKLPCRPCGLHGFRQCPEKHFKCALQINMQTFLE